One genomic segment of Candidatus Poribacteria bacterium includes these proteins:
- a CDS encoding 4a-hydroxytetrahydrobiopterin dehydratase produces MAAKKLSDAEIQENLEQLKGWTVEDGKLHKEYQFDTFVTAFGFMTQLALIAESMNHHPEWFNVYNRVTIDLMTHDAGGISELDFQWAKHADSISG; encoded by the coding sequence ATGGCAGCAAAAAAACTTTCAGATGCCGAAATCCAGGAAAACCTTGAACAACTCAAGGGTTGGACAGTGGAAGACGGTAAGCTACACAAGGAATACCAGTTTGATACCTTCGTTACAGCGTTCGGTTTTATGACACAACTCGCCTTAATTGCGGAATCCATGAATCACCACCCCGAATGGTTCAACGTCTATAACCGTGTGACAATTGATTTAATGACGCACGATGCTGGTGGCATCAGCGAATTAGATTTTCAATGGGCAAAGCACGCCGATTCAATTAGCGGTTAA
- a CDS encoding D-2-hydroxyacid dehydrogenase, protein MKVLIGSRQAPEIEGMLSDVPPDVEVRFLPQGESLREHIADVDILFGHLGEDAIPEATALRWVHQPHAGVEGFMYPAFKASEIILTNCRGLYGTQIAEHAFALLLSITRRIPDQLEFMKTKHWERVPCVELAGMTMGILGLGGIGRAIATRAQAFEFNIIAADIEPIDKPDTVSELFGLDELMAFLAKSNILMVCCPSTPETHKLLSDAQFNQMPDDSYVVNVSRGKVVDEEALVAALRNGKVAGAGLDVTYTEPCPPENPLWEQENVILTSHSAGSSQHIRRRAMQLFIDNLHRYVEGKPLVNVVDKQKGY, encoded by the coding sequence ATGAAAGTCTTAATTGGAAGTCGACAAGCACCAGAGATTGAGGGGATGTTGTCAGATGTCCCACCGGATGTTGAGGTTCGCTTTTTACCACAAGGTGAATCCTTGCGTGAACACATCGCTGATGTTGATATTTTGTTTGGACACCTTGGCGAAGATGCGATACCGGAAGCGACTGCGCTGCGTTGGGTGCATCAACCACACGCGGGTGTTGAAGGATTTATGTATCCTGCTTTCAAAGCAAGCGAGATCATACTCACCAACTGTCGTGGCTTGTACGGCACCCAGATTGCAGAACACGCTTTCGCCTTACTTTTGTCCATCACTCGGCGGATTCCCGACCAATTGGAATTTATGAAGACGAAGCATTGGGAGCGCGTTCCATGTGTCGAACTGGCGGGTATGACAATGGGTATCCTCGGATTGGGTGGCATCGGACGGGCAATTGCGACACGTGCACAGGCATTTGAATTTAACATCATTGCTGCTGATATAGAACCGATTGACAAACCTGATACCGTGTCAGAACTCTTCGGTTTAGATGAATTGATGGCGTTTCTTGCGAAGTCCAACATCCTTATGGTATGTTGCCCAAGCACACCTGAAACACATAAACTCCTGTCGGACGCCCAGTTCAATCAGATGCCTGATGATAGTTACGTTGTGAATGTTAGTCGTGGTAAAGTCGTTGATGAGGAAGCACTCGTCGCCGCGCTTCGGAATGGGAAAGTAGCAGGGGCAGGGTTGGATGTGACCTATACGGAACCGTGTCCGCCGGAAAACCCTCTGTGGGAACAGGAGAACGTAATCTTAACTTCACACAGCGCGGGGTCTTCGCAGCACATTCGGAGACGCGCTATGCAACTTTTTATTGATAATTTACATCGTTACGTGGAAGGTAAGCCTTTAGTCAACGTCGTTGATAAACAGAAGGGATACTAA
- a CDS encoding Gfo/Idh/MocA family oxidoreductase → MSQKTYRAAAIGHTGAGNFGHGLHTPYKDIENVEFIAVSDPDEAGREKAATEAGASRSYADYRDMLEKEDLDIVSVCPRWTSEHVDMVTACLEAGCSVYSEKPMTSTLADGDKIVETAKANGLKVAVAHQAVYLPATHAIKQMLDDGKIGTIQAIYASGKQDHRGGGEDMIVLGTHTFNMMRFFVGDVAWMQSHVTTNGKEIAYGDDHKPTEPVGPVAGDCINSYFAFKSGVSGFFESRRDQAGSGRYGMEIVGSEGIFSLRGDVANRLMVYPHPVLVPANPEQQWEAMDLDQTPFSQGNELAIRDLIDAIENDRKPISAAEDAVAALEMILGAYESQLSGGRVPFPIANREHPLSR, encoded by the coding sequence ATGAGTCAGAAAACATATCGCGCCGCTGCCATCGGACATACGGGTGCTGGCAACTTCGGACATGGACTCCATACCCCATATAAAGATATAGAGAACGTCGAATTCATCGCTGTCTCCGATCCGGATGAGGCTGGCAGGGAGAAGGCAGCGACAGAGGCGGGTGCTTCGCGCAGCTACGCTGATTATCGGGATATGCTTGAGAAAGAGGATCTTGACATTGTAAGTGTCTGTCCTCGCTGGACATCGGAACATGTCGATATGGTAACCGCTTGTCTTGAGGCGGGATGCAGCGTCTATTCCGAGAAACCGATGACGAGTACGCTCGCGGACGGTGATAAGATCGTTGAGACCGCGAAAGCAAACGGTTTAAAGGTTGCTGTGGCGCATCAGGCGGTCTACCTTCCCGCGACGCATGCCATCAAACAGATGCTTGACGATGGCAAGATTGGCACGATCCAAGCCATCTACGCCAGTGGTAAGCAGGATCATCGCGGTGGTGGTGAGGATATGATTGTCCTCGGTACCCATACGTTTAATATGATGCGTTTCTTCGTCGGTGATGTCGCATGGATGCAGTCACACGTCACAACAAACGGCAAAGAGATTGCTTACGGTGACGACCATAAACCGACAGAACCTGTGGGACCCGTCGCGGGTGATTGCATTAACAGTTACTTCGCTTTCAAAAGCGGTGTTTCTGGCTTCTTCGAGTCCCGGAGGGATCAGGCTGGCTCAGGCAGATACGGTATGGAGATTGTCGGCAGTGAAGGTATTTTCTCGCTTCGTGGTGACGTTGCGAATCGGCTCATGGTCTACCCGCATCCGGTGCTGGTGCCTGCAAATCCAGAGCAGCAGTGGGAGGCAATGGATTTAGACCAAACGCCTTTCTCTCAAGGCAATGAACTCGCTATCCGAGATCTTATTGACGCGATTGAAAATGACCGGAAACCGATTTCTGCCGCTGAAGACGCTGTCGCTGCATTAGAAATGATTCTCGGTGCTTACGAATCACAATTGTCTGGCGGACGTGTCCCTTTCCCGATTGCGAACCGCGAGCATCCGTTAAGCAGATAA
- the hemW gene encoding radical SAM family heme chaperone HemW, producing MNHPHKTATSIYIHIPFCATKCYYCAFNTYTFHKEQAKAYLQALRTEIALYAPDTDPLQTIFIGGGTPSILSANALAQLFTDIHEYFQLTPNAEITVECNPGTVDSEKLNVMQDNGVNRLSFGLQAMQDETLQQLGRIHSVDEFLQSYHLASEHRFDNINIDLIFALPDQTMEAWHHTLNEVISLEPNHISAYNLVMEEETPFYEWWQAGELRLPTEDTEADMFQYTIETLTAHGYTHYEICNFAKLNHLARHNLVYWNNQSCIGLGAGACGYVNGVRYTNIRGIAPYIDALSQRNKPIADAEHLTGPAEKAETLMLALRKREGISFETYQDRFGEEIEVAFGNIVKKWMDLQLLERTPTHLRLTSRGLFLANEVFVELM from the coding sequence ATGAATCATCCGCATAAAACCGCCACTTCCATATACATCCACATCCCATTCTGCGCGACGAAATGCTACTATTGCGCCTTCAATACCTACACCTTCCACAAGGAACAAGCGAAGGCATATCTACAAGCACTCCGTACAGAGATAGCACTTTACGCCCCAGATACCGACCCACTACAAACGATTTTCATTGGCGGTGGCACACCTTCTATCCTTTCTGCTAACGCCTTAGCGCAGTTATTCACCGATATACATGAATATTTCCAACTAACGCCGAATGCGGAGATCACCGTAGAATGTAATCCCGGTACCGTTGATAGCGAGAAACTCAACGTGATGCAAGACAACGGTGTGAATCGCCTCAGTTTCGGGCTACAAGCCATGCAAGACGAAACCTTGCAACAGTTAGGCAGAATCCACAGTGTTGACGAATTCCTCCAGAGTTACCACCTCGCCAGCGAACACCGTTTCGATAACATCAACATCGACCTCATCTTCGCACTGCCCGACCAAACGATGGAAGCATGGCATCATACCCTCAACGAAGTCATCTCTCTGGAACCCAACCACATCTCAGCATATAACCTCGTCATGGAGGAGGAAACCCCGTTTTATGAATGGTGGCAAGCCGGTGAACTCCGCCTCCCAACCGAGGACACCGAAGCCGATATGTTCCAATACACGATTGAGACGCTCACCGCCCACGGGTACACGCATTACGAAATCTGTAACTTCGCCAAACTGAATCACCTCGCGAGACACAACCTCGTCTATTGGAACAACCAGTCGTGTATCGGACTCGGTGCCGGTGCGTGTGGATATGTCAACGGCGTGCGTTATACTAACATTCGAGGCATCGCGCCTTATATTGATGCACTCTCCCAACGCAACAAACCTATCGCCGATGCCGAACATCTCACCGGACCTGCTGAGAAAGCGGAAACGCTCATGCTCGCGCTTCGGAAACGCGAAGGCATCTCGTTTGAAACCTATCAAGACCGATTCGGTGAAGAAATTGAAGTTGCCTTTGGTAACATCGTCAAAAAATGGATGGATTTGCAGCTGCTGGAACGTACCCCCACCCATCTCCGGCTCACATCCCGCGGACTCTTCCTCGCAAACGAAGTTTTTGTTGAATTGATGTAA
- a CDS encoding zinc-binding dehydrogenase, whose translation MKTGKVAIFTQAQTPMEFREYPIPSVTPDDLLVRIRMANICGSDLHFWRGHGPKIESGIPQVLGHEMIGTIEAMGHNITTDSTGQSLTEGDRIAYSYFKPCQRCWMCLNGKPGCPNRYRDWLGVSSEHPPHFHGAYGEYYYMKPGHWVFKVPDELSDALVSPINCALSEVIYGLNQIGITLGDTVVIQGAGGLGLYATAVAREMGAGRIIVLDRLPARLALAKEFGADETLNVDEIDMKSRVEYVLDETGGIGADLVAEFVGSPRVLAEGVEMLRWGGRYLWIGNINLGFPTEIDPGNIVRCSKAIRGVIVYEPWVIPRALDFLSRTRDRYPFHKIISDTFPFSDINEAFSYADTGSAIRIGLEFDTPHESSA comes from the coding sequence ATGAAAACAGGAAAAGTTGCGATCTTCACGCAAGCGCAAACACCGATGGAATTCCGGGAATATCCCATCCCGTCCGTCACACCTGACGACCTACTGGTGCGCATCCGCATGGCGAACATCTGCGGCTCCGATTTACACTTTTGGCGCGGACACGGACCCAAAATCGAGAGCGGTATCCCGCAAGTGTTAGGACACGAGATGATCGGGACGATTGAAGCGATGGGACACAACATCACAACGGACAGCACCGGACAATCGCTCACTGAAGGCGACCGCATCGCCTACTCCTATTTCAAGCCGTGCCAACGCTGCTGGATGTGCCTCAACGGAAAACCGGGATGTCCCAATCGCTATCGCGATTGGCTCGGGGTCTCCAGCGAGCATCCGCCTCATTTCCACGGTGCCTATGGCGAATACTACTACATGAAACCGGGACATTGGGTGTTCAAGGTCCCCGACGAACTCTCAGACGCGCTCGTATCGCCCATCAACTGCGCTTTGTCCGAAGTCATTTACGGACTCAACCAGATCGGTATCACACTCGGTGATACCGTGGTGATCCAAGGTGCCGGTGGACTCGGACTCTACGCAACCGCAGTTGCACGTGAGATGGGAGCGGGGAGAATCATTGTTCTGGACCGACTGCCTGCACGCCTCGCACTCGCAAAGGAATTCGGTGCCGATGAGACTCTCAATGTCGATGAAATCGACATGAAATCAAGGGTTGAATACGTACTTGACGAGACGGGAGGCATCGGGGCAGACCTCGTCGCTGAGTTTGTTGGATCGCCGCGTGTCCTTGCTGAAGGGGTGGAGATGCTCCGTTGGGGTGGACGCTATCTCTGGATCGGAAACATCAATCTCGGATTCCCGACAGAGATTGATCCCGGCAACATCGTCCGTTGTAGCAAAGCGATTCGCGGCGTGATTGTCTATGAGCCGTGGGTTATCCCACGTGCACTCGACTTCCTCAGCCGCACACGCGACAGGTATCCGTTCCACAAAATCATCTCCGATACCTTCCCGTTCAGCGACATCAACGAAGCGTTCTCTTACGCCGACACAGGCTCAGCAATCCGAATCGGACTCGAATTTGACACTCCCCATGAATCATCCGCATAA
- a CDS encoding helix-turn-helix transcriptional regulator, which produces MSKRIKFEKSSGNVFKDLDLPDAEELFLKAKLGFEVFQIIEDRKLTQAEAAKILGVKQPEISRLKQGKFNHYSVERLLTFLNQLNRDIEIRIIPSENRKGQQRVVAV; this is translated from the coding sequence ATGAGCAAGAGGATTAAATTTGAAAAGAGCTCAGGCAATGTCTTTAAGGATTTAGACTTGCCAGACGCAGAGGAACTATTTCTTAAAGCGAAGCTTGGATTTGAGGTGTTCCAGATTATAGAAGATCGCAAGTTAACCCAGGCTGAAGCGGCAAAGATTTTAGGCGTGAAGCAGCCTGAGATCTCCCGGCTAAAACAGGGAAAGTTTAACCATTATAGTGTAGAAAGGTTGTTGACGTTTCTGAACCAATTGAATCGCGATATTGAAATCCGCATTATTCCTTCAGAAAATAGGAAGGGACAACAACGAGTCGTCGCTGTTTAG
- a CDS encoding helix-turn-helix transcriptional regulator, with product MTNGKIEYEIGSGNVFKDLEIPNPEEYLAKARLAGIIYDIIAERKLKHGKAAKQLDMSKSEITALLNGRLDDFSIERLFGLLRKLDRDIEIVVRERPEDTPPAEINISTAV from the coding sequence ATGACTAACGGAAAAATCGAATACGAAATCGGTAGCGGTAATGTATTCAAAGATTTAGAAATTCCCAATCCAGAGGAGTACCTCGCGAAAGCTCGTCTTGCCGGAATAATCTATGATATTATAGCCGAAAGAAAACTTAAACATGGTAAGGCAGCTAAGCAGTTGGATATGAGTAAGTCCGAAATCACGGCACTTTTAAACGGAAGGCTCGACGACTTTTCGATTGAACGCCTATTTGGACTGCTCAGAAAATTGGATCGTGATATTGAAATTGTTGTCCGAGAGAGACCTGAAGACACACCTCCCGCCGAGATTAACATTTCGACAGCTGTCTGA
- a CDS encoding phosphodiester glycosidase family protein, giving the protein MMTENRPYLTRLITVCVLILLFILVISALRARENRFFRIGATNSQNREILPDTVNRRDKLQSDKWRDGFRLLRYWWIGGAAVYIAEMDRTAENLQFAVALSNNQILGRETVTDATRRLTKRKELSFAGVNGSFGIREDNRGRGGMMFNLHIQNGELVTIPIRLDRWGYSPPSAWGETSFGVTPDGEFLLDAVKLNGKLRIAGDVLPIDAVNQICDSVCPVVLFTPRFGRRTLTRRCYEFTLRQIKLPLTGKYTSRFVVTAVNPRGNSTIPSDGVVLAIEPRLARDWANKITKSTAGTLEIALTPKKWQSVQQGIGGNLRLVRDGEVEPELLQFGQSGGRSARSHRNGASRHPRSALGFNDEKLFLIAVDGRQPGYSMGMTLYDMGKFFSELGIKHAINFDGGSSSTLWALGRVANSPAHGYERRIFNVAMIRARKK; this is encoded by the coding sequence ATGATGACTGAAAACAGACCTTACCTCACAAGACTCATTACGGTATGCGTGCTTATCCTGCTTTTTATTTTAGTGATTAGCGCGCTGCGCGCACGAGAAAATCGGTTTTTCCGTATCGGTGCCACCAATAGCCAAAATCGAGAGATACTTCCGGACACCGTCAACAGGCGCGATAAACTCCAAAGCGACAAATGGCGTGACGGATTTCGACTGCTCCGTTATTGGTGGATAGGCGGTGCAGCGGTTTATATCGCAGAGATGGATCGCACGGCGGAAAACCTCCAATTCGCTGTTGCGCTTTCTAACAACCAGATTTTAGGACGCGAAACCGTCACCGATGCCACGAGGCGGCTCACGAAAAGAAAAGAACTGTCCTTCGCCGGTGTCAATGGAAGTTTCGGTATCCGCGAGGATAACCGGGGACGTGGCGGTATGATGTTCAATCTGCACATTCAAAACGGTGAACTCGTCACTATTCCGATACGCCTTGACAGATGGGGGTATTCACCACCATCCGCATGGGGTGAAACGAGTTTCGGCGTAACGCCTGACGGAGAGTTCCTCTTGGATGCGGTGAAACTCAATGGTAAACTCCGGATCGCTGGCGATGTGCTTCCAATTGACGCGGTGAATCAAATCTGTGATTCCGTATGCCCTGTTGTGCTGTTTACACCCCGTTTTGGACGCAGAACGCTGACACGCCGATGCTACGAGTTCACGCTCAGGCAAATCAAACTTCCACTTACGGGAAAATACACCAGTAGATTCGTTGTCACCGCTGTTAATCCGCGGGGCAACAGCACCATTCCATCCGATGGTGTTGTCCTTGCGATTGAACCCCGTTTGGCACGCGATTGGGCAAACAAAATAACCAAATCTACAGCAGGCACACTGGAAATTGCCCTCACACCTAAAAAATGGCAAAGCGTTCAGCAAGGAATCGGCGGGAACCTACGACTCGTCCGAGATGGAGAGGTTGAACCTGAACTTCTCCAATTCGGGCAATCAGGAGGTCGCAGCGCACGGAGTCATCGTAACGGCGCGTCTCGTCACCCGCGTAGTGCCTTAGGATTCAACGACGAAAAACTCTTCCTCATTGCTGTTGATGGCAGACAACCCGGATACAGTATGGGAATGACGCTTTACGATATGGGCAAGTTTTTCAGCGAACTCGGCATCAAACACGCCATCAACTTCGATGGCGGCAGTTCTTCAACACTCTGGGCATTGGGACGAGTTGCGAACAGTCCCGCGCACGGCTATGAACGCCGTATCTTCAATGTTGCGATGATCCGCGCGAGAAAAAAATAG
- a CDS encoding threonine synthase yields the protein MNYLCTKCSKTYKISPLRYKCDCGSALNLIADSRILPNAQVPAAMSLWRYREALPIDAETKIVTLGEGMTPLVPLDVDEPEHFVKLDYLCPTGSYKDRGASVLLTHLKALGVENVVEDSSGNAGAAIAAYSARAGIHCTIYCPESTSKGKLKQISAYGAELKLVPGNRMATTEAVKLAAETTCYASHNWHPFFLEGTKTLAYEIVEQLGWRAPTHVICPVGFGSIYLGLFVGFRELNAQGIIKDIPRLLGVQPDVCCPIYNAYTEDTSSISRMAQTGETLAEGITAELPIRGDNILEALRSTNGAFTTVDDTDIKAGLETLAAKGIYVEPTSAVVVRAYQKFKGEGIITTGDQVVSILTGIGLKASSVL from the coding sequence ATGAATTATCTATGTACCAAATGTAGCAAAACCTATAAAATCTCGCCGTTGCGCTATAAGTGCGATTGCGGCAGCGCGCTAAACCTTATTGCGGATTCACGTATCTTGCCGAACGCACAGGTACCAGCGGCGATGTCGCTCTGGCGGTATCGCGAGGCACTGCCGATTGACGCAGAGACAAAGATTGTCACGCTCGGCGAAGGCATGACACCTCTCGTTCCGCTTGACGTTGACGAGCCTGAACACTTCGTAAAATTGGATTACTTGTGTCCGACTGGTTCCTATAAGGACAGGGGGGCATCTGTCCTGCTCACGCACCTCAAAGCACTTGGGGTTGAGAACGTTGTTGAGGATTCATCGGGCAACGCGGGCGCAGCAATCGCCGCCTACAGCGCGAGGGCAGGCATTCACTGCACCATCTACTGCCCTGAGTCTACCTCAAAAGGCAAGCTAAAACAGATTTCTGCCTACGGTGCCGAACTGAAATTGGTGCCGGGAAACCGCATGGCAACAACAGAAGCAGTCAAACTCGCAGCGGAAACGACCTGCTATGCATCCCACAATTGGCACCCGTTTTTCTTAGAAGGCACAAAAACACTGGCGTATGAAATCGTTGAACAACTCGGATGGCGTGCCCCAACACACGTTATTTGTCCCGTCGGATTCGGAAGTATCTATTTAGGACTCTTCGTCGGATTCCGAGAATTAAATGCACAAGGTATCATCAAAGACATACCGAGACTGCTCGGTGTTCAGCCCGATGTCTGCTGTCCGATTTACAACGCATACACTGAAGACACATCATCTATCTCAAGAATGGCACAAACTGGAGAAACGCTTGCTGAAGGCATCACTGCCGAACTTCCCATCCGAGGCGACAACATTTTGGAGGCACTTCGCTCGACAAACGGCGCATTTACTACCGTTGACGATACAGACATCAAAGCAGGACTGGAAACGCTTGCCGCCAAAGGGATTTACGTTGAACCAACCTCCGCTGTGGTCGTTCGCGCGTATCAAAAGTTTAAAGGAGAAGGAATCATAACCACTGGGGACCAAGTGGTGTCAATCCTTACCGGCATCGGTTTAAAGGCAAGCAGTGTCTTGTAG
- a CDS encoding T9SS type A sorting domain-containing protein, protein MMNHYIKIALILSICLTICFIADTVAQVSTDTPIADYIFETIEVPGVDFLEVAASNDFGDYAGNTRSPDGEKTIGFTLIDGVFKTYDFPGSLNTYFYALDNAGKAAGHYKGPDDIYHGVILEGGELQQYDFPGAAETNIYGLSDETGALSGNIVDAAGVSHAFSGELIITFPGAVNTYGDFVNAAGAVVGSYVDADGMFHGFIRHPDGNFTTIDLPEMPNLEFLFVNTITDLGLIGFRAKAVNDILRSYILLPDGVLYEVRFPGSVSTVVRNVNQDGSIIGYYDLPDGRRHGFVGRPKTQPTGEGFGNIFSMHLSTGLNMLSVPLKPTIHMTARSLALKTGATTVITLDAANQQYVAWTPNAPDDGFSIEGAKGYIVNLPTARDIVFTGTGWTNQTQVPAAPLAKIPYQTWAFVVSGYLEGIQQFDDYLVTVRNHRTKAVMKTQVRSNYFATATADLNYRSVVEVGDRLELVVTDTQGNIVSEKFNFTVNATNLANAVLSVRLTNIGTPKQSFLLQNYPNPFNPETWIPYRLSEAGPVSLFIYDTTGELIRTLSLGYQSAGFYQNRERAAYWDGRNTLGEPVASGVYFYQLVTPSFQQTRRMLILK, encoded by the coding sequence ATGATGAATCACTACATAAAAATAGCACTTATTTTGTCTATATGTCTAACCATCTGCTTCATAGCGGACACCGTTGCACAAGTTAGTACCGATACACCGATTGCAGATTATATCTTTGAGACCATCGAAGTTCCCGGTGTTGATTTTCTTGAGGTGGCTGCAAGCAACGACTTTGGAGACTACGCAGGGAACACCCGGAGCCCTGATGGCGAGAAAACTATCGGCTTCACGTTGATAGACGGTGTTTTTAAAACCTACGACTTTCCAGGGTCCCTGAATACCTATTTCTATGCACTCGACAACGCTGGAAAAGCAGCCGGACATTATAAAGGTCCCGATGACATTTACCACGGCGTTATCTTAGAAGGTGGCGAACTGCAGCAATACGATTTTCCCGGTGCAGCCGAAACCAACATCTATGGTCTTAGTGACGAAACGGGGGCACTGAGCGGTAATATCGTCGATGCAGCGGGAGTCAGCCACGCCTTCTCAGGGGAGCTGATAATTACATTCCCTGGCGCAGTCAACACTTATGGGGATTTTGTCAACGCCGCAGGGGCTGTCGTCGGCAGCTACGTGGATGCCGATGGAATGTTTCACGGGTTCATACGTCACCCCGACGGCAATTTCACCACTATTGATCTTCCAGAGATGCCGAATCTTGAATTCCTATTTGTGAACACCATCACCGATCTCGGTCTTATCGGCTTCAGAGCCAAAGCTGTAAATGATATTCTGCGGTCCTATATCCTCCTGCCAGATGGCGTTCTCTATGAAGTGCGGTTCCCAGGCAGTGTTAGCACCGTCGTCCGAAATGTTAATCAGGATGGAAGTATTATCGGGTATTATGACCTACCAGATGGACGTAGACACGGTTTCGTCGGTAGACCTAAAACACAACCAACTGGAGAAGGTTTCGGCAATATTTTCTCTATGCACCTTTCTACAGGTTTGAACATGCTGTCTGTGCCCTTGAAACCGACTATCCACATGACAGCACGCTCACTCGCACTCAAGACAGGGGCAACAACCGTCATTACGCTTGATGCCGCAAACCAGCAGTATGTGGCATGGACACCAAACGCACCCGACGACGGTTTTTCAATTGAAGGGGCAAAAGGGTACATCGTCAATCTACCAACCGCACGCGATATTGTCTTCACCGGAACAGGATGGACGAATCAGACGCAGGTGCCCGCAGCACCGCTCGCAAAAATACCCTATCAGACGTGGGCGTTTGTTGTTAGCGGATATTTAGAAGGTATCCAGCAGTTTGACGATTATCTTGTCACAGTCCGAAACCACCGGACAAAGGCTGTCATGAAAACTCAGGTGCGTAGCAATTATTTTGCCACTGCCACTGCTGATCTCAACTATCGTAGTGTTGTTGAAGTTGGTGATAGGCTGGAGTTGGTTGTCACCGATACCCAGGGCAACATCGTCTCAGAAAAGTTTAATTTTACAGTGAATGCCACCAATCTCGCAAACGCGGTGCTATCGGTCAGGCTTACTAACATCGGCACACCGAAGCAGAGTTTCTTGTTGCAGAACTATCCGAACCCCTTTAACCCTGAAACGTGGATCCCTTATCGTCTCTCAGAAGCCGGTCCGGTGTCGTTATTCATTTACGATACAACAGGCGAACTTATCCGAACGCTTTCGCTCGGCTATCAGTCGGCAGGCTTCTATCAGAATCGAGAACGTGCTGCCTATTGGGACGGACGTAATACCTTGGGTGAACCCGTCGCAAGTGGTGTTTATTTTTACCAATTGGTAACGCCATCTTTCCAGCAAACAAGACGGATGCTTATTTTAAAATAG